One window from the genome of Mumia sp. ZJ1417 encodes:
- a CDS encoding L-rhamnose mutarotase has product MRRVCFQLQVRPDRIDEYKRRHAAVWPEMLEALHAAGWHNYSLFLRPDGLLIGYLETESLEDAQARMAATDVNRRWQSEMAELFEDLDGAPDEGFLELEEIFHLEDQLAAPREAAAPTAYETRTHGESN; this is encoded by the coding sequence ATGCGACGCGTCTGCTTCCAGCTGCAGGTCCGGCCCGACCGGATCGACGAGTACAAGCGCCGGCACGCTGCAGTGTGGCCCGAGATGCTCGAGGCCCTGCACGCCGCCGGCTGGCACAACTACTCGCTGTTCCTCCGGCCCGACGGGTTGTTGATCGGCTACCTCGAGACCGAGTCGCTCGAGGATGCTCAAGCACGGATGGCCGCCACCGACGTGAACCGTCGCTGGCAGTCCGAGATGGCCGAGCTCTTCGAGGACCTCGACGGAGCCCCAGACGAAGGCTTCCTCGAGCTGGAGGAGATCTTCCACCTCGAGGACCAGCTGGCCGCCCCGCGCGAGGCGGCCGCCCCGACCGCGTACGAGACCCGTACGCATGGAGAGAGCAACTGA
- the rhaS gene encoding rhamnose ABC transporter substrate-binding protein, with product MTTATTRRRGVARFVPAVAAVLGLSLVLTACGGSDDEGGSGDGGNGDLSVTFLPKNLGNPYFDASSTGGEAAVKEFEGTFKEVGPSEATPDSQVSYINTLTQQGTGAIAISANDPKAIGDALQEARDAGTKVVTFDSDTDPEYRDLFVSQADAKGIASKQVELIAKAIGDQGKIAVLSASANATNQNEWIRLMEEELKANHPNIELVETVYGDDDDQTSFDKTAALLQKHSDLKGIVSPTTVGIAAAARYLSDSQYKGKVALTGLGTPDQMREYVKNGTVGSFALWSPEDLGYLTAFASKALIEGDIEGKEGDTFEAGKLGEYTVGADGVVVLGEPLEFNKDNIDDFNF from the coding sequence ATGACCACAGCAACGACGAGGCGACGTGGCGTCGCCCGGTTCGTCCCGGCCGTCGCCGCCGTGCTCGGCCTGAGCCTGGTGCTCACGGCCTGCGGCGGAAGCGACGACGAGGGCGGCTCCGGCGACGGCGGCAACGGCGACCTGTCGGTGACCTTCCTCCCGAAGAACCTCGGCAACCCCTACTTCGACGCGTCCTCCACGGGCGGCGAGGCGGCTGTCAAGGAGTTCGAGGGCACCTTCAAGGAGGTCGGCCCGTCCGAGGCCACCCCCGATTCGCAGGTCAGCTACATCAACACGCTGACCCAGCAGGGCACTGGCGCGATCGCCATCTCGGCGAACGACCCCAAGGCGATCGGCGACGCGCTGCAGGAGGCGCGTGACGCCGGGACCAAGGTCGTCACCTTCGACTCCGACACCGATCCGGAGTACCGCGATCTCTTCGTGAGCCAGGCCGACGCGAAGGGCATCGCCTCCAAGCAGGTCGAGCTCATCGCCAAGGCCATCGGCGACCAGGGCAAGATCGCCGTCCTCTCGGCGTCGGCGAACGCGACGAACCAGAACGAGTGGATCCGCCTCATGGAGGAGGAGCTCAAGGCGAACCACCCGAACATCGAGCTCGTCGAGACCGTCTACGGCGACGACGACGACCAGACGTCGTTCGACAAGACGGCCGCGCTGCTCCAGAAGCACTCGGACCTCAAGGGCATCGTCTCCCCGACCACGGTCGGCATCGCCGCTGCGGCCCGCTACCTGTCGGACTCGCAGTACAAGGGCAAGGTCGCGCTGACCGGTCTCGGCACCCCGGACCAGATGCGTGAGTACGTCAAGAACGGCACCGTCGGCTCGTTCGCGCTGTGGAGCCCCGAGGATCTCGGCTACCTCACCGCGTTCGCCTCGAAGGCGCTCATCGAGGGCGACATCGAGGGCAAGGAAGGCGACACCTTCGAGGCCGGCAAGCTCGGCGAGTACACCGTCGGCGCCGACGGCGTCGTCGTGCTCGGCGAGCCGCTCGAGTTCAACAAGGACAACATCGACGACTTCAACTTCTGA
- a CDS encoding ABC transporter permease, which yields MTSLLHPSDAPAQQGTRTYRDHQRPLWQRALLNRDVAVWAALVAVYLYASATVPFFDRPITITYLLLDVAPILLIALPMTLVIITGEIDLSVASTVALASVSFGVLYDKGTPILVAAVAALLVGVLCGAFNGFLVTVVGLPSLAVTIGTLALYRGVAVGLLGTTAVTDFPDAWTDWARGRIGESDIPSIMIPFAVLAILFILLLHFTAFGRGVYAIGLNEGAARFSGIRVERTKLILFVLTGVVSALAGIYYTLRYGSARGDNANGMELQVIAAVLLGGVSIFGGRGALPGVIAGVLLIGAIGSALRLADQTADVINIVTGLLLVVSVVGSSALGWVSSRRRRRGAPEPQSSTTKTGNTLPDTDSPVGERERESR from the coding sequence ATGACCAGCCTCCTCCACCCCTCCGACGCCCCGGCGCAGCAGGGCACCCGGACTTACCGCGACCACCAGAGGCCGCTGTGGCAGCGCGCCCTCCTCAACCGTGACGTCGCGGTGTGGGCGGCCCTGGTCGCCGTCTATCTGTACGCGTCGGCGACCGTGCCGTTCTTCGACCGGCCGATCACCATCACGTACCTGCTTCTCGACGTCGCGCCGATCCTGCTGATCGCGCTGCCGATGACGCTGGTGATCATCACCGGCGAGATCGACCTCTCCGTCGCGAGCACCGTCGCGCTGGCGAGCGTCTCGTTCGGCGTCCTGTACGACAAGGGCACCCCGATCCTCGTCGCGGCGGTGGCGGCGCTGCTGGTCGGCGTTCTCTGCGGTGCGTTCAACGGCTTCCTGGTGACCGTCGTCGGACTCCCGTCGCTCGCGGTCACGATCGGCACGCTCGCGCTCTACCGCGGTGTCGCGGTCGGCCTGCTCGGGACGACGGCGGTCACCGACTTCCCCGACGCCTGGACCGACTGGGCGCGCGGTCGCATCGGCGAGTCCGACATCCCGTCGATCATGATCCCGTTCGCGGTGCTCGCGATCCTCTTCATCCTGCTTCTCCACTTCACCGCCTTTGGACGTGGTGTCTACGCCATCGGTCTCAACGAGGGCGCAGCACGGTTCTCGGGCATCCGTGTCGAGCGGACCAAGCTCATCTTGTTCGTGCTGACCGGCGTGGTGTCCGCGCTGGCCGGCATCTACTACACGCTGCGCTACGGCAGTGCCCGCGGCGACAACGCCAACGGGATGGAGCTGCAGGTCATCGCCGCGGTCCTTCTCGGTGGAGTCTCGATCTTCGGCGGACGAGGTGCACTGCCCGGCGTGATCGCCGGCGTGCTCCTTATCGGGGCGATCGGCAGCGCATTGCGCCTTGCCGACCAGACCGCCGACGTCATCAACATCGTCACCGGCCTGCTGCTGGTCGTCTCGGTCGTGGGCTCCAGTGCCCTCGGCTGGGTCAGCAGCAGGCGACGACGGCGTGGCGCCCCCGAACCGCAGTCATCAACGACCAAGACCGGCAACACCCTCCCCGACACGGACTCACCGGTCGGCGAACGAGAGAGAGAATCCCGATGA
- a CDS encoding ABC transporter permease — translation MSTAAPTAPTTPKPSAGARVRKILQARETGVIMAFLVVLAVTTAINPSFLFSKDGWRDLFLTPSILVVLAVGQAIVIITRNVDLSVGSILGLVAYATGRMFVDTGLPIVVVLLLAVLLGVGLGLINGALVAFAKVPALVITLGTLYIYRGIMMSWAGSDRINASDIPRDLLSFGTSSILGIPSLAWISFVVLGIAAYLMGRTRGGREMYAIGSDPDAATLYGLKKTKRTLLAFAASGGLAGLAGVLYVARYGTISSGAGLGIEFEAVGAAVIGGVAIFGGSGTIFGAAVGAYLLMTINRGLPILGIQDFWQRAVVGLLIIAAIVLDKVLRERQHKKLLAERDAA, via the coding sequence ATGAGCACCGCAGCCCCCACGGCCCCCACGACGCCGAAGCCGTCCGCAGGCGCCCGGGTCCGCAAGATCCTCCAGGCCCGCGAGACCGGCGTCATCATGGCGTTCCTCGTGGTCCTCGCGGTCACCACCGCCATCAACCCGTCGTTCCTGTTCAGCAAGGACGGGTGGCGCGACCTCTTCCTGACGCCGTCGATCCTTGTGGTCCTCGCGGTCGGCCAGGCGATCGTCATCATCACCCGCAACGTCGACCTGTCCGTCGGCTCGATCCTCGGGCTCGTGGCGTACGCGACCGGGCGGATGTTCGTCGACACCGGGCTGCCGATCGTCGTCGTCCTGCTGCTCGCGGTCCTGCTCGGCGTCGGGCTCGGCCTGATCAACGGCGCGCTCGTCGCCTTCGCGAAGGTGCCGGCGCTCGTCATCACGCTCGGCACGCTCTACATCTACCGCGGCATCATGATGTCGTGGGCCGGCTCGGACCGGATCAACGCCTCCGACATCCCACGCGACCTGCTCTCGTTCGGCACGTCGTCGATCCTGGGCATCCCGTCGCTGGCCTGGATCTCGTTCGTCGTCCTCGGCATCGCCGCGTACCTGATGGGGCGCACCCGCGGCGGCCGCGAGATGTACGCGATCGGGTCGGATCCCGACGCCGCCACCCTGTACGGCCTCAAGAAGACCAAGCGCACGCTCCTCGCGTTCGCCGCGTCCGGCGGCCTCGCGGGGCTCGCGGGCGTCCTGTACGTCGCGCGCTACGGCACGATCAGCTCCGGCGCCGGTCTCGGCATCGAGTTCGAGGCCGTGGGTGCTGCCGTCATCGGTGGCGTTGCGATCTTCGGCGGCAGCGGCACGATCTTCGGCGCGGCGGTCGGCGCGTACCTGCTCATGACGATCAACCGCGGCCTCCCGATCCTCGGTATCCAGGACTTCTGGCAGCGCGCGGTGGTCGGTCTCCTCATCATCGCTGCGATCGTCCTCGACAAGGTGCTTCGCGAGCGTCAGCACAAGAAGCTGCTCGCAGAGAGGGATGCCGCATGA
- a CDS encoding sugar ABC transporter ATP-binding protein — translation MATAPPGTVALALRDVSKTFGQVVALRSGSLTVTTGSIHALVGENGAGKSTMVKIIAGLYRADSGSYELFGESVDFRTTAEAKDAGVAVIYQEPTLFPDLSVTENLFMGRQPRNRFGRIDRKAMDTEARALFARLGVAIDPERPADGLSIADQQIIEIAKAISLDARVLIMDEPTAALSGVEVDRLMTIARSLRDEGRALVFISHRFDEVFALCDTITVMRDGSYISTDRIEDVTIDDVVRRLVGREVGNLYPKQAAEIGEVVFEIEGLSRAGVFHDIDLQVRRGEIVGLAGLVGAGRSEIMQAAFGVDPYDSGAVKVNGKAVPASDPAAAIRLGLALVPEDRRKHGLVLESTITRNITMAIRRRLSRGGLLSSRAESATAREWAARLEVKTSTLDTLAGTLSGGNQQKVVLAKWLSTAPDVLIVDEPTRGIDVGTKAEVHRLLSTLAGEGLAVVMISSELPEVLGMADRVVVVHEGRITAELSRDEATPEAVMFAATNTAAATNTKGASA, via the coding sequence ATGGCCACAGCTCCCCCCGGGACGGTCGCGCTCGCACTGCGCGACGTCTCGAAGACCTTCGGGCAGGTGGTCGCCCTGCGCTCGGGCAGCCTGACCGTCACCACGGGGTCGATCCACGCGCTGGTCGGGGAGAACGGCGCTGGCAAGTCGACGATGGTCAAGATCATCGCCGGCCTCTACCGTGCGGACTCCGGCTCGTACGAGCTGTTCGGCGAGTCGGTCGACTTCCGTACGACAGCCGAGGCCAAGGACGCGGGCGTCGCGGTCATCTATCAGGAGCCGACGCTCTTCCCTGACCTCAGCGTCACCGAGAACCTCTTCATGGGCCGGCAGCCCCGCAACCGCTTCGGCCGCATCGACCGCAAGGCGATGGACACCGAGGCACGTGCGCTGTTCGCACGGCTCGGCGTCGCCATCGATCCCGAGCGTCCCGCTGATGGGCTCTCGATCGCCGACCAGCAGATCATCGAGATCGCCAAGGCCATCTCCCTCGACGCCCGCGTCCTCATCATGGACGAGCCCACGGCGGCGCTGTCCGGCGTCGAGGTCGACCGGCTGATGACGATCGCCCGCTCGCTGCGCGACGAGGGCCGCGCGCTCGTGTTCATCTCGCACCGCTTCGACGAGGTCTTCGCGCTCTGCGACACCATCACGGTGATGCGGGACGGCTCGTACATCTCGACCGACCGCATCGAGGACGTCACCATCGACGACGTCGTCCGCCGGTTGGTCGGACGCGAGGTCGGCAACCTCTACCCGAAGCAGGCAGCCGAGATCGGCGAGGTCGTCTTCGAGATCGAGGGACTCAGCCGCGCGGGCGTCTTCCACGACATCGACCTCCAGGTCCGTCGCGGCGAGATCGTCGGACTGGCCGGTCTCGTCGGCGCCGGGCGCAGCGAGATCATGCAGGCCGCCTTCGGTGTCGACCCGTACGACTCCGGCGCGGTCAAGGTCAACGGCAAGGCCGTGCCGGCGAGCGACCCGGCCGCGGCCATCCGCCTGGGTCTCGCGCTCGTACCCGAGGATCGCCGCAAGCACGGGCTCGTCCTCGAGTCGACCATCACGCGCAACATCACGATGGCGATCCGCCGGCGCCTGAGCCGCGGCGGTCTGCTCTCGTCGCGCGCCGAGAGCGCCACGGCTCGCGAGTGGGCGGCGCGGCTCGAGGTCAAGACGAGCACGCTCGACACCCTCGCGGGCACCCTGAGCGGTGGCAACCAGCAGAAGGTCGTCCTCGCGAAGTGGCTGAGCACCGCGCCTGACGTGCTGATCGTCGACGAGCCCACGCGCGGCATCGATGTCGGCACCAAGGCAGAGGTGCACCGGCTGCTGTCGACCCTCGCCGGCGAAGGCCTGGCTGTCGTGATGATCTCGTCGGAGCTCCCCGAGGTCCTCGGGATGGCAGACCGGGTCGTGGTCGTCCACGAGGGGCGCATCACCGCAGAGCTGAGCCGCGACGAGGCGACCCCCGAGGCCGTCATGTTTGCCGCGACCAACACCGCCGCGGCGACGAACACCAAGGGAGCGTCCGCATGA
- a CDS encoding LacI family DNA-binding transcriptional regulator, protein MAESPTAPTPASSLRDVAALAGVSVGTVSNVLNHPTKVSAQTAERVFAAIQQLGFVRNEAARQLRQGHSRSVGLIVLDIRNPFFTDVAQGVEDEVTARSRSVLLANCAEDAARESAYLDLFEEQRVDGLLISPVGDVLERLDRLRARGMAVILVDRLASTESYSSVSVDDVQGGHLATEHLLSIGRRRLTFVGASTDIEQVRDRLEGATQAVAEVVGATLEHREIAGMNVAPALVEGERIVALPPSERPDAVFAANDLIAMGMLQAFTLGGLRVPDDVALIGYDDIDYAASAAIPLSSIRQPSREMGRRAAELLLAEIEAGGRGDHQHIVFAPELVARASTLG, encoded by the coding sequence GTGGCCGAGTCACCCACTGCGCCCACGCCCGCGTCCAGCCTGCGCGACGTCGCCGCACTCGCCGGCGTCTCGGTCGGCACCGTCTCAAATGTCCTGAATCATCCTACGAAGGTCTCCGCGCAGACCGCCGAGAGGGTCTTCGCCGCGATCCAGCAGCTCGGGTTCGTCCGCAACGAGGCCGCTCGCCAGCTCCGCCAGGGCCACAGCCGCTCGGTCGGCCTCATCGTGCTCGACATCCGCAACCCGTTCTTCACCGACGTCGCCCAGGGGGTCGAGGACGAGGTCACGGCGCGCTCGCGCAGCGTGCTCCTCGCGAACTGCGCCGAGGACGCCGCCCGTGAGAGCGCGTACCTCGACCTCTTCGAGGAGCAGCGGGTCGACGGCCTCCTGATCTCCCCGGTCGGCGACGTGCTCGAGCGCCTTGACCGGCTGCGCGCTCGCGGGATGGCCGTGATCCTCGTCGACCGCCTCGCGTCGACGGAGTCGTACAGCTCGGTCTCCGTCGACGACGTCCAGGGCGGCCACCTCGCGACGGAGCACCTGCTGTCCATCGGGCGTCGCCGCCTCACGTTCGTCGGCGCCTCGACCGACATCGAGCAGGTGCGCGACCGTCTCGAGGGTGCGACCCAGGCGGTGGCCGAGGTCGTGGGCGCCACCCTCGAGCACCGTGAGATCGCCGGGATGAACGTCGCTCCGGCGCTGGTCGAGGGCGAGCGCATCGTGGCCCTGCCGCCCAGCGAACGACCCGACGCCGTGTTCGCCGCCAACGACCTCATCGCCATGGGGATGCTGCAGGCGTTCACGCTCGGCGGGCTCCGGGTGCCCGACGACGTCGCGCTCATCGGCTACGACGACATCGACTACGCGGCGTCGGCGGCGATCCCGCTGTCGTCGATCCGGCAGCCGTCGCGCGAGATGGGGCGCCGAGCCGCCGAGCTGCTGCTGGCCGAGATCGAAGCGGGTGGTCGCGGGGACCACCAGCACATCGTCTTCGCCCCCGAGCTGGTCGCCCGCGCCTCAACCCTGGGCTGA